A stretch of the Deinococcus sp. Leaf326 genome encodes the following:
- a CDS encoding amidase family protein, protein MPLPVPDPILDLDACALSAATRRGDLTCLEVTLTYLARLEAINPRLRAALAVNPQAAADAGALDALAAEQRGALHGVPMLIKDNIDVAGLPTTAGSALLRAHVPAQDAPLVARLRAAGAVILGKANLTEWANFMTLGMPNGYSSHGGQTVNPWNEPGGPAHDTGGSSSGSGAAVAARLAAAAIGTETSGSIVSPAHQNGVIGLKPTLGLVPRTGIVPISHSQDTAGPITRSARDAALILGVIAGPHAADEASRRFGPLHLTLDPWALSGAHLGIVSDEPGLSPAEQEALQTVTKALRAAGAAPHDFAWPARAADGAGGWQLEVLVYEFRPGLDAYLGGVTDGPRSLAEVVAANDADPARTLRYGQTLLHAAQGTRGDLSEKAYRQARERDLRLSRTEGFDVLFAQGLAAAVFPGIRGCAEAARAGYPSVAVPVPLARGGRPGGVLLVGPEGSDARLLSIASGLNRALGGVQFPPDWAVDEGDSEPVSVP, encoded by the coding sequence ATGCCGTTGCCCGTGCCCGACCCGATTCTGGACCTCGACGCCTGCGCGCTCTCGGCGGCCACCCGCCGGGGAGACCTGACCTGCCTGGAGGTGACGCTGACCTACCTCGCCCGCCTGGAGGCCATCAATCCCCGGCTGCGCGCCGCCCTAGCAGTCAACCCACAGGCTGCTGCCGATGCCGGGGCGCTCGACGCCCTGGCGGCCGAACAGCGCGGCGCGCTGCACGGCGTGCCCATGCTCATCAAGGACAACATCGACGTGGCGGGGCTGCCGACCACGGCCGGCAGCGCGCTGCTGCGCGCCCACGTGCCGGCCCAGGACGCGCCGCTGGTCGCCCGGCTGCGCGCGGCGGGGGCCGTCATCCTGGGCAAGGCCAACCTGACCGAGTGGGCCAACTTCATGACGCTGGGGATGCCCAACGGGTACTCCTCGCACGGCGGTCAGACGGTCAATCCCTGGAATGAGCCCGGTGGGCCGGCGCACGACACGGGAGGCAGTTCGTCGGGCAGCGGCGCGGCGGTCGCGGCGCGGCTGGCCGCTGCGGCCATCGGCACCGAGACGAGTGGCAGTATCGTCAGTCCGGCGCACCAGAACGGCGTCATCGGCCTCAAGCCCACGCTGGGACTCGTGCCGCGCACGGGGATCGTGCCCATCAGCCACAGCCAGGACACTGCTGGGCCAATCACCCGCAGCGCCCGCGACGCCGCCCTGATCCTGGGTGTGATCGCCGGCCCCCACGCGGCCGACGAGGCCAGCCGGCGCTTCGGGCCGCTGCACCTCACCCTCGACCCGTGGGCCCTTTCGGGGGCGCACCTGGGCATCGTCAGTGACGAGCCGGGGCTGAGTCCGGCCGAGCAGGAGGCCCTCCAGACCGTGACGAAGGCCCTGCGCGCGGCGGGCGCGGCCCCGCACGATTTCGCGTGGCCGGCGCGGGCGGCCGACGGAGCCGGGGGCTGGCAGCTGGAGGTGTTGGTCTACGAGTTCCGGCCGGGGCTCGACGCCTACCTGGGCGGCGTGACGGACGGCCCGCGGTCGCTGGCGGAAGTCGTTGCGGCGAACGACGCCGATCCGGCCCGTACCCTGCGCTACGGCCAGACGCTGCTGCACGCCGCCCAGGGCACGCGCGGCGACCTCTCGGAGAAGGCGTACCGGCAGGCCCGCGAGCGTGACCTGCGGCTCTCACGCACCGAGGGCTTCGACGTGCTGTTCGCGCAGGGCCTCGCCGCCGCCGTGTTTCCCGGCATCCGGGGCTGCGCCGAGGCGGCGCGGGCGGGCTATCCCAGCGTGGCGGTTCCGGTGCCACTCGCGCGGGGCGGCCGGCCCGGCGGCGTGCTGCTCGTCGGCCCCGAGGGCAGCGACGCCCGGTTGCTCTCGATCGCCTCGGGCCTGAACCGCGCGCTGGGTGGTGTGCAGTTCCCACCCGACTGGGCCGTGGATGAGGGCGACAGTGAACCGGTGAGCGTGCCGTAG
- a CDS encoding ABC-F family ATP-binding cassette domain-containing protein gives MSTLLRAEHLSLTYGERPVLADVSLGVASGERVALLGRNGAGKTTLLRILTGDLRPEEGEVWRAPGLRVAVLAQHHAHPPGVSVRELVDAAHPYRDAEEELLALEADLGDPERLTAWSALHARLDAAEAYAWPARARSILGMLDLTRFQGREAATLSGGERTRLALALALAQEPDLLVLDEPTNHLDIRMREWLEGELRAFAGGVLLTSHDRDFLDAVAGRSLWLAGGEATEYAGGYTRAAAQRDLERRTQARAARLSGQERGRLEGSAEWLDLRGRRSAALRTRAGRVEVAEAPLPERRVRMRLLAGTARARVVAWGDHLSKSYGEHLILTGAAFKLRQGDRVALMGANGTGKTTLMRLLSGETFADPPASERAAPPTLNFAGGVTVASLDQIWHGLTPGEGLHAQFVRRFGNRTNGLLGRAGFTEADWPKTPEQLSGGERARAGLALVSALRADVLLLDEPTNHLDVEALQALEDAVQAYAGAVVIVTHDRRFAREVATRLWIIEDRELREVAGWGARGYEDPARSLEGDPPPPPPPPTPRQRLGRLETCLGEVRRELDALPGSLTGREEGRLRSQAHALQQELYGLYAEVHAAPQWDAEVREPPLTVRAQRLGDWEAAGSGGGMFWAAHDETCPHLAWDGRTLRFSAPVEAWYGAALLAGALRVLFERWNVGRAELGEGGLVLTRRQYFERTGVVRPVRPPEEPQLEPSVQAG, from the coding sequence ATGTCCACGCTGCTGCGCGCCGAACACCTCTCCCTGACCTACGGCGAGCGCCCGGTCCTCGCGGACGTGTCGCTGGGTGTGGCCTCGGGCGAGCGGGTGGCGCTGCTGGGCCGCAACGGCGCGGGCAAGACCACACTGCTGCGAATTCTGACCGGCGACCTGCGCCCCGAGGAGGGTGAGGTGTGGCGGGCGCCGGGCTTGCGCGTGGCGGTCCTCGCGCAGCACCACGCCCACCCGCCGGGGGTCAGCGTGCGCGAACTGGTGGACGCCGCGCACCCCTACCGCGACGCCGAGGAAGAGTTGCTGGCCCTGGAGGCTGACCTGGGCGACCCCGAACGCCTTACCGCTTGGAGCGCCCTGCACGCCCGGCTGGACGCCGCCGAGGCCTACGCGTGGCCGGCGCGGGCGCGGAGCATCCTGGGCATGCTCGACCTCACGCGCTTTCAGGGCCGCGAGGCCGCCACGCTCTCGGGCGGCGAGCGCACCCGGCTGGCGCTGGCGCTGGCCCTGGCTCAGGAACCCGACCTACTGGTCCTTGACGAGCCGACCAATCACCTCGACATCCGGATGCGGGAGTGGTTGGAAGGTGAACTGCGGGCCTTCGCCGGCGGGGTGCTACTCACCAGCCACGACCGCGACTTTCTGGACGCAGTGGCCGGTCGCTCGCTGTGGCTGGCGGGCGGCGAAGCCACCGAGTACGCGGGCGGCTATACCCGCGCCGCCGCGCAGCGTGACCTGGAGCGGCGGACCCAGGCCCGCGCCGCCCGCCTGAGCGGGCAGGAGCGCGGGCGGCTGGAGGGCAGCGCCGAGTGGCTGGACCTGCGGGGCCGGCGCTCGGCGGCGCTGCGCACACGGGCCGGCCGCGTGGAAGTCGCCGAGGCGCCGCTGCCCGAGCGCCGGGTCCGGATGCGGCTGCTGGCGGGTACGGCGCGCGCGCGCGTGGTGGCCTGGGGCGATCACCTGTCCAAGAGTTACGGCGAGCACCTGATTCTCACGGGCGCCGCCTTCAAGTTGCGCCAGGGGGACCGCGTGGCCCTGATGGGCGCCAACGGCACCGGCAAGACCACCCTGATGCGGCTGCTGTCGGGCGAGACCTTCGCCGATCCGCCCGCGTCCGAGCGGGCCGCGCCCCCCACGCTGAACTTCGCGGGCGGGGTCACGGTGGCCAGTCTCGACCAGATCTGGCACGGCCTGACGCCCGGCGAGGGCCTGCACGCGCAGTTCGTTCGCCGCTTCGGGAACCGCACGAACGGCCTGCTGGGCCGCGCGGGCTTCACCGAGGCCGACTGGCCCAAGACCCCGGAGCAGCTCTCGGGCGGCGAGCGGGCGCGGGCGGGGCTGGCCCTCGTCAGTGCGCTGCGCGCCGACGTGCTGCTCCTCGACGAGCCGACCAACCACCTGGATGTCGAGGCGTTGCAGGCGCTGGAGGACGCGGTGCAGGCTTACGCGGGCGCAGTCGTTATCGTGACCCACGACCGCCGGTTCGCGCGCGAGGTCGCCACGCGGCTGTGGATTATCGAGGACCGCGAACTGCGCGAGGTCGCCGGCTGGGGCGCGCGCGGCTACGAGGACCCGGCCCGCAGCCTGGAGGGCGACCCGCCGCCGCCGCCCCCTCCGCCCACGCCCCGGCAGCGTCTGGGGCGACTGGAAACCTGTCTGGGCGAGGTGCGCCGCGAGCTCGATGCCCTGCCCGGCAGCCTCACGGGCCGCGAGGAGGGCCGGCTGCGGTCCCAGGCCCATGCGCTGCAACAGGAGCTGTACGGCCTATATGCCGAGGTCCACGCGGCTCCGCAGTGGGACGCCGAGGTCCGCGAGCCGCCCCTGACCGTGCGGGCGCAGCGTCTGGGCGACTGGGAGGCCGCTGGGAGCGGAGGCGGGATGTTTTGGGCGGCCCACGACGAGACCTGCCCGCATCTCGCCTGGGACGGCCGGACCCTGCGCTTCTCGGCCCCCGTGGAGGCGTGGTACGGCGCGGCGCTGCTGGCCGGGGCGCTGCGGGTGCTGTTCGAACGCTGGAACGTGGGCCGCGCGGAACTGGGCGAAGGAGGACTGGTCCTGACCCGCCGGCAGTATTTCGAGCGGACCGGTGTGGTACGCCCGGTACGCCCGCCGGAGGAACCGCAACTGGAGCCCAGCGTGCAGGCCGGATAG